Proteins from a genomic interval of Schistocerca cancellata isolate TAMUIC-IGC-003103 chromosome 8, iqSchCanc2.1, whole genome shotgun sequence:
- the LOC126094537 gene encoding NADH-cytochrome b5 reductase 2 isoform X2, with translation MSSKYLAVPVVVGVGVVIVTAILAKVYFSRKKSKEPLITLKDPTVKYALPLIEKKVISHDTRKFRFGLPSEEHILGLPIGQHIHLSAKIDDQIVIRSYTPVSSDEDKGYMDLVIKVYFRNVHPKFPEGGKMSQYLEDMKIGDTIDVRGPSGRLVYLGNGRFSIKVLRKDPASTVVVKKVAMIAGGTGITPMLQLIRHITRTTEDTTQLALLFANQSEEDILLREELEEVSKAHPEQFKLWYTIDRPSEGWKYSTGFVSAEMIKEHLFPPASDTLVLMCGPPPMINFACVPNLDKLGYDPKLRFAY, from the exons ATGTCATCCAAATACCTG GCTGTTCCAGTGGTGGTGGGTGTTGGTGTTGTTATTGTGACTGCAATATTGGCAAAAGTATATTTTAGTCGGAAGAAGTCAAAAGAGCCTTTGATTACTTTAAAAGATCCCACTGTAAAATATGCTTTACCTCTGATCGAGAAGAAAGTTATTAGCCATGATACTAGGAAGTTCCGGTTTGGTCTTCCATCAGAAGAACATATTCTGG GTCTCCCTATTGGCCAACACATACATCTTTCTGCAAAAATTGATGATCAGATTGTTATTCGGTCATACACACCAGTTTCAAGTGATGAAGATAAGGGTTATATGGATCTTGTCATTAAG GTTTACTTCAGGAATGTTCAtccaaaatttcctgaaggtggcaAGATGAGCCAATATCTTGAGGACATGAAGATAGGTGATACAATTGATGTGCGTGGACCGTCTGGTCGCTTAGTGTATCTTGGCAATGGCCGCTTTTCCATAAAAGTGCTTAGGAAGGATCCAGCATCAACTGTGGTAGTCAAAAAGGTTGCAATGATTGCAG GTGGCACTGGGATTACACCAATGCTGCAGTTAATCCGGCACATAACTCGCACTACTGAAGACACAACTCAGCTTGCCTTGTTGTTTGCAAATCAATCAGAGGAAGATATTCTTCTTCGTGAGGAATTAGAAGAGGTGTCAAAGGCACATCCAGAGCAGTTCAAGTTATGGTACACTATAGATAGGCCTTCCGAAG gttgGAAATACAGTACTGGATTTGTATCAGCAGAAATGATAAAGGAACATCTTTTCCCACCAGCTTCAGACACCTTAGTATTAATGTGTGGACCCCCTCCTATGATCAATTTTGCTTGTGTGCCAAATCTTGATAAACTAGGATATGATCCTAAATTGAGATTTGCCTACTAA
- the LOC126094537 gene encoding NADH-cytochrome b5 reductase 2 isoform X1 — MADVPDELLAVPVVVGVGVVIVTAILAKVYFSRKKSKEPLITLKDPTVKYALPLIEKKVISHDTRKFRFGLPSEEHILGLPIGQHIHLSAKIDDQIVIRSYTPVSSDEDKGYMDLVIKVYFRNVHPKFPEGGKMSQYLEDMKIGDTIDVRGPSGRLVYLGNGRFSIKVLRKDPASTVVVKKVAMIAGGTGITPMLQLIRHITRTTEDTTQLALLFANQSEEDILLREELEEVSKAHPEQFKLWYTIDRPSEGWKYSTGFVSAEMIKEHLFPPASDTLVLMCGPPPMINFACVPNLDKLGYDPKLRFAY, encoded by the exons GCTGTTCCAGTGGTGGTGGGTGTTGGTGTTGTTATTGTGACTGCAATATTGGCAAAAGTATATTTTAGTCGGAAGAAGTCAAAAGAGCCTTTGATTACTTTAAAAGATCCCACTGTAAAATATGCTTTACCTCTGATCGAGAAGAAAGTTATTAGCCATGATACTAGGAAGTTCCGGTTTGGTCTTCCATCAGAAGAACATATTCTGG GTCTCCCTATTGGCCAACACATACATCTTTCTGCAAAAATTGATGATCAGATTGTTATTCGGTCATACACACCAGTTTCAAGTGATGAAGATAAGGGTTATATGGATCTTGTCATTAAG GTTTACTTCAGGAATGTTCAtccaaaatttcctgaaggtggcaAGATGAGCCAATATCTTGAGGACATGAAGATAGGTGATACAATTGATGTGCGTGGACCGTCTGGTCGCTTAGTGTATCTTGGCAATGGCCGCTTTTCCATAAAAGTGCTTAGGAAGGATCCAGCATCAACTGTGGTAGTCAAAAAGGTTGCAATGATTGCAG GTGGCACTGGGATTACACCAATGCTGCAGTTAATCCGGCACATAACTCGCACTACTGAAGACACAACTCAGCTTGCCTTGTTGTTTGCAAATCAATCAGAGGAAGATATTCTTCTTCGTGAGGAATTAGAAGAGGTGTCAAAGGCACATCCAGAGCAGTTCAAGTTATGGTACACTATAGATAGGCCTTCCGAAG gttgGAAATACAGTACTGGATTTGTATCAGCAGAAATGATAAAGGAACATCTTTTCCCACCAGCTTCAGACACCTTAGTATTAATGTGTGGACCCCCTCCTATGATCAATTTTGCTTGTGTGCCAAATCTTGATAAACTAGGATATGATCCTAAATTGAGATTTGCCTACTAA